The genome window GAAGGGGCACATAAAGGCAAGGGTCATGATGAATTTTCCGGCATCGGCATTGTGAAAGATCACATTTCCAATAAAATTTCCTGTGAAAAAGAAGCAGGCCATGCAGAAGGCCCCGAGCATCAGACAGGCAAAAGACACCCGCAGGGTCAGGCGTCTTAGCTCCTCTGTTTTTTTCCTGGTCTGAATCTCGGCCACTGCCGGAAGGAGCATGGTGGAAATCGAGTTAGTCAGCGCCGACGGAAACAGAATGCAGGGCAGGGCCATTCCGGTCAGGATACCGTAAATACTGAGTGCCTGAGACATAGGCATTCCATATACTGTAAGGCACAGCGGGATAGAGACGGCTTCCACGCTCTGCAGCAGATTTAAAAATACCCGGTTGGCGGTAAGAGGGGCAGACAGGCGCAAAAGCTCTGCGGCAGGCGCCAGATACTCTTTTGGGCGACACTTATGCATAAGAAGTGCCCGCCGCAGGGTGAAGGCAGAATAAAGGGAAGCAATCATTTCCCCGCACACCAGTCCGAGAACGGCGATCGTGATATGCTGTTCCATCGAAGTATGTAATCCGATCCGGTAAAAAAACCACACGGAGAGGACCCGTGCGGCCTGCTCCAGAAGCTGGGAGAGGGCCGGAACCTTCGTCTGTTTGCGCCCAAGATAGTAGCCGCAGATCCCGCTGTGTATGGCGGCAAAGGGAAAGGACCAGGACATGGCAATGAGAAGCACCTCGCATCTGGGCTCATTTAAAAAGCGCAAGGCGATGTCCTTTGCAAAATGCTGAATGAGAAGCGCCACGAAAAAGGAAAGCGTTGTAGTGAAAAGAAGGGCTGCTTTCAGGGAGCAGAGCGCCTCCTTTTCCCGTTTAAGCGCCGTGTTTTTTGCGACGATCCGGGAGAGAGCGACCTGAATTCCGGCCGACGTTGCAGAAAAGCAGAGGGCATAGACCGGAAAAATAAGCTGGTACAGCCCCACCCCTTCCGCATGAAATATCCGGCTTAGGAAAATCCGGTAGAAAAATCCGATGAGGCGGGTGGCGATTCCGGCGGCGGTCAGAATGAAAGTTCCTTTGATCAGAGTTTGTTTTTGTGACATAAGCCTCCTTTGGCGTGTCCTATGGCACTTTGTGATAGGTTTGCTATAACATATTCAAAAAAGGCACTTGACAGAACTATATGCAAGTGATATTCTCATATTGATAAAATTCCTAGTTGATTACTAGGAATAAGACAGAGGAAACACCGGAGGTGAGGGCTTGAAGATTTCTACGAAGGGCAGATATGGTCTGCGGGCTTTCATAGATTTGGCAGAGAATGCAGAAAAAGAGCCTGTTTCCATCAACAGTATCGCCGTGCGGCAGGATATTTCCGAACGGTATCTTGAACAGCTTATGGCACTGCTTAAAAAAGCAGGTCTGGTGAAAAGTATCCGTGGCGCTACCGGGGGCTACGTTCTGGCGAGGGACGCTTCTGAGATTTCAGTGGGCGACGTGTTAAGAGCGCTGGAAGGGTGTTTGGAACCGGCAGCCTGTGCGGCATTTCAGCCGGAGGGCGAATGTGGGATTCAGGATAGCTGCGTGACCAAATATGTATGGAAACGAATTAATGAAAGTATAACCAATACGGTTGACAGTATTATGATAGACACATTGGTAAAAGAAAGCCGCTGTGCCGGAAAGAGAGGAGAAACAAATGAGTAAGCTGATTTATTTGGATAATGCGGCCACTACGAAAACCGCACCGGAAGTTGTGGAGGCGATGCTTCCGTATTTTACGGAGCTTTATGGCAATCCTTCCAGCGTATACAGCTTTGCGTCTCAGAATAAAGATGCGGTAACAAAACAAAGGGAGATCATCGCAGAGGTACTGGGAGCAAAGAGCAACGAGATCTATTTTACCGCAGGCGGTTCAGAATCTGACAACTGGGCGCTTAAGGCGACCTGGGAGGCATATAAGAATAAAGGTAATCACATCATCACAACGAAGATCGAGCACCATGCGATCCTGCACACAGCCCAGTATCTGGAGCAGCAGGGCTGCGAGGTGACCTATCTGGACGTAGATGCAAAGGGCGTGGTAGATCTGGAGCAGTTAAAGGCAGCCATTCGTCCCGAGACGATCCTGATTTCCGTCATGTTTGCAAATAATGAGATCGGAACCATTCAGCCGATCAAAGAGATCGGAGCCATTGCAAAGGAGCACGGAATCCTTTTCCACACGGACGCGGTTCAGGCGTTCGGACAGGTCCCGATTTCCGTAGATGAGTGCAACATTGACATGCTCAGCGCCAGCGGCCACAAATTAAACGGTCCGAAAGGCATCGGTTTCCTCTATATCCGTAAAGGTGTAAAGATCCGCTCCTTCGTTCACGGCGGAGCGCAGGAGAGAAAACGCCGCGCCGGCACGGAAAATGTTCCGGGCATTATCGGACTTGGAGCGGCAGTGAAGCGTGCGGCGGCGACGATGAAAGAGCGCACGGAAAAAGAAACCCGGACCAGGGACTATCTGATCAGCAGGGTCATGGAAGAGATTCCTTATACGAAGCTGAACGGGCACCATGCGGATCGTCTTCCGAACAATGCCAACTTTAGTTTCCGGTTCATTGAGGGCGAGTCATTATTGATCCGCCTTGATATGGCAGGGATCTGCGGTTCCAGCGGTTCCGCCTGCACGTCCGGCTCTCTGGACCCGTCTCATGTACTTCTGGCAATCGGCCTGCCCCATGAGATCGCGCATGGTTCCCTGCGCCTGACTCTGAATGAAGAAATCTCAAAAGAGGACATTGATTATGTGGTAGAGCAGCTGAAGGTCATCGTAAATGACCTGCGCGGCATGTCTCCGCTTTATGAAGATTTCATCAGGAAACAGAAAGCATCTGAAGCATAGAACGGGCGGACAGTAACGCAAAAGCCCGATATGATAAAGTAATTAGGAATAGCAAAGAAGATCAGGAGGATAAGGAACAATGTATACAGAAAAAGTAATGGATCATTTCCAGCACCCGCGTAATATGGGAGAGATAGAAAATGCCAGCGGGGTAGGAACCGTCGGCAATGCAAAATGTGGCGATATCATGAGGATTTATCTGGATATTGACGACAACGGCATCATCAATGATGTAAAATTCAAGACATTCGGCTGCGGGGCGGCCGTTGCGACCAGCAGCATGGCAACAGAGCTTGTAAAGGGAAAACATATTCAGGAAGCGATGAAGGTGACCAATAAAGCGGTCATGGAGGCCCTTGACGGACTTCCGCCGGTGAAGGTGCACTGTTCTCTTCTCGCAGAGGAAGCAATCCATGCAGCTCTTTGGGATTATGCCAAGAAGCATGACATCAAGATCGAAGGACTGGAAAAACCCAAATCTGACATTCACGAGGGTGAGGAAGAAGAGGAAGAAGAATATTAGAATCGCCGCATAGGGGCGTTTGCCCCGGTATATGAGGAAAAGATGATGGAAAACAAAAAAGTAGTAGTAGGAATGTCAGGCGGAGTGGATTCATCGGTTGCGGCCTATCTGCTGAAAAAGCAGGGATATGATGTGGTCGGTGTGACCATGCAGATCTGGCAGGACGAAGCCCGTGAGGTCCAGGAGGAAAACGGTGGCTGCTGCGGACTTTCGGCAGTGGAGGACGCCAGAAGAGTTGCGTCTAAGCTTCAGATTCCCTATTATGTGATGAATTTCAAACAGGAATTCCAAAAATATGTCATTGACTATTTTGTGGGGGAGTACCTGCATGGCAGAACACCGAACCCGTGTATTGCCTGTAATCGTTATGTAAAATGGGAAGCACTCCTGTCCCGCAGCCTGGCGATCGGAGCGGATTATATCGCCACAGGGCATTACGCGCAGATCGAGAAGCTGGCAAATGGGCGGTTCGCCATCAAGAATTCAGCGACGAAACAAAAGGATCAGACCTATGCTCTTTACAATCTGACACAGGAACAGCTTTCCCGGACTTTGATGCCGGTGGGAGCCTACTCGAAGGAAGAGATTCGCCGGATTGCAGAGGAAATATCTCTTCCGGTGGCAGCAAAGCCGGACAGCCAGGATATCTGCTTCGTGCCGGACGGCGACTATGCGTCGTTCATTCAGAGGGAACATGGCGGCAAGATTCCTACGGGAAATTTCGTCACCTCCGACGGAAGGATATTGGGGCGGCATAAGGGAATCACGCATTATACCGTAGGACAGAGAAAAGGACTGGGACTGGCCCTTGGCTACCCGGCCTTCGTTCTGGAAATCCGGCCTGATACAAACGAGGTGGTGGTCGGGACCGGCGAGGAATCCATGACGAATCAGGTGCGCGCAGACCGGCTGAATTTCATGTCGGTGGAAAGTATTGAAGATGAGATGCGGGTATTTGCCAAAATACGGTATAATCACAAGGGCGCATGGTGTACGGTCCAAAGAACCGGTGAGGACGAGATCCTCTGTACGTTCGACGAGGCGCAAAGAGCCGTCACGCCCGGACAGGCACTGGTGCTGTATGATGGCGATTATGTCCTCGGCGGAGGAACAATTCTATACCCATAGGGCACCCCGCATGGCCATTCGGCCGTTTCACAAGGTATAGAGCCTGAAGCAAAAGGAGAAAGCGATGATTTTAGCAGATTGTCATATGCATACCGGTTTTTCGACGGATTCCGAGGCGGCGCCGGAGGAAATGATAAAAGCGGCGATCGGGAAGGGCCTTAAGGCCGTCTGTATCACCGATCACGAGGATAAGGATTATCCGAACCCGGAAGAATTCTATATCGATTTTCCGCGTTATGTGCAGACGATTGATAAGTTGAAAGAAGCATACCGCGGCCAGATCGATGTTCGTATGGGAGTGGAGATAGGGTTGCAGCCGCATTTGGGCGATTACTACCGGCAGCTTACCGAGAGCTATTCCTTTGACTTCGTGATAGGTTCCGTACATGTGGTAAGAGGCATGGATCCCTATTATCCGGAGTTTTATGAGGGCAGGAGCGATGCCGACGCTTATAGGGAGACACTGGAGGAGACAATCCGGGATATCAGGAATGTCCCGGACTTTGATACCCTGGGACATTTGGATTATGTAGTGCGTTACGGAAGAAAGAAGGCCGAAGAATATTCCTACCAGAAATTTTCGGATCAGATTGACGAGATCCTGCGGCTTTTGATCTGGCATGGAAAGGGACTGGAGTTAAATACGGCGGGGCTGAAATACGGACTTCCCTTTGCGCACCCGCACCCGGACGTCCTTCGCAGATACCGGGAATTAGGAGGCGAGATCATTACCGTCGGGTCGGACGCTCACAGGCCCGAACATGTGGCCTACGATTTTGACAAGGCCGCCGGGATCCTGACACAGTGCGGATTCCGGTATTACGCCGAATTTATCGGGAGGAAGCCCATTTTCCAAAAGATATTGTAAATATAGGAAAAAAGCCCTGTGAGAGGAGACTTTTGGGCTTTTATCTGTGAAAAAGAGAAAACATAGGACAAAAATACAAAAGATACTTGAATTTTTGTTTTGAATTTAGTACAATAAAATATGGTTGATGAATCTTTAACAATGTTATAGATTATCAATGATAGTTCACTGTAAACACAGTAGTACAATTAAAACTTTAGGAGGACTAAATCATGGCAGTAAAAGTAGCAATCAATGGATTTGGACGTATTGGACGTCTTGCATTCAGACAGATGTTCGGAGCAGAGGGATATGAGATCGTAGCAATCAACGACCTGACTTCCCCGAAGATGCTTGCTCACTTATTAAAATATGATTCTACACAGGGCACATACGCTCTTGCAAGCACCGTAACAGCTGGCGAAGATTCCATCACTGTTGACGGAAAAGAAATCAAGATTTACGCAATGGCTAACGCTGAGGAGCTTCCGTGGGGAGAGATCGGCGTTGACGTAGTTCTGGAGTGTACAGGATTCTATACCTCCAAGGCAAAAGCAGAAGCACACATCAAAGCAGGTGCTAAGAAAGTTGTTATTTCCGCTCCGGCTGGAAAAGACCTTCCGACTATCGTTTACAATGTAAACCATGAACTGTTGACAAAAGAAGACAATATCATTTCTGCAGCTTCATGTACAACAAACTGCTTGGCTCCGATGGCGAAAGCGCTTAACGACCTTGCACCGATCAAATCTGGTATCATGTGTACAATTCACGCTTACACAGGCGATCAGATGACTCTTGACGGACCGCAGAGAAAAGGCGATCTGAGAAGATCTCGTGCAGCAGCAGTTAATATTGTACCGAACAGCACAGGCGCAGCAAAAGCTATCGGTTTAGTTATCCCTGAATTAGATGGTAAATTGATCGGTTCCGCTCAGCGTGTACCGACCCCGACAGGATCTACCACTATCCTGACAGCAGTAGTAGAAGGCGAAGTTACCGTTGATCAGATCAACGCAGCTATGAAGGCAGCTTCCAACGAATCCTTCGGCTACAACACAGACGAGATCGTATCCAGCGATATCGTTGGTATGAAGTATGGTTCTCTGTTCGACGCTACCCAGACAATGGCTCTGCCGATCGGCAACGGAACAACAGAGGTTCAGGTTGTTTCCTGGTACGACAATGAGAACTCTTACACAAGCCAGATGGTAAGAACAATCAAACATTTCGGAACACTTCTGTAAGCCGTTTGATTGGACAAGTAAGAATTGAATTCTATGGATCTTGATCCAAATTAGACCAGGTTGAACGTTCATCAGGCGTTCATCTAGGTATGCTTGGCGATTCACAAAGGGTCCGGTCTTTTTGGACCGGACCCTTTATTACATAGCAGATGCGGATTCTGCTGTGTGGATACCCCCAAAAGGGAGCGCGTGACGCGCGCAAGAAGGCTATTAAATATAGTTAGGAGGAAACAAACATGCTTAACAAAAAATCTGTTGATGACATTAATGTAAAAGGCCAGAAAGTCCTTGTAAGATGTGATTTCAATGTACCGCTGATTGACGGAAAGATCACAGACGAGAACCGTCTTGTTGCAGCTCTTCCGACCATCAAGAAACTGATCGCTGACGGCGGAAAGATCATTCTTTGCTCACACCTTGGCAAACCGAAGGGAGAGCCGAAACCGGAGATGTCTCTGGCACCGGTAGCTGCACGTCTTACCGAGCTTCTCGGACAGGAAGTAAAATTTGCTGCTGATCCGGAAGTAGTCGGACCGAATGCAAAAGCTGTAGTGGAAGCTATGCAGGACGGAGACGTGATCCTTCTTGAGAATACCCGCTACAGAATCGAAGAGACCAAGAACGGAGAGGCATTCTCCAAAGAACTTGCATCTCTTTGTGATGTATTTGTAAATGACGCATTTGGTACCGCACATCGTGCACACTGCTCTAACGTAGGCGTTACCCAGTTCGTTGACACCGCAGTTGTCGGATACTTAATGCAGAAAGAGATCGATTTCCTCGGAAATGCAGTGAATAATCCGGAGAGACCGTTCGTAGCGATCCTTGGCGGAGCGAAAGTTTCCAGCAAGATTTCTGTTATTGAGAACCTGCTTGAGAAGGTTGACACTCTGATCATCGGTGGCGGTATGTCCTATACGTTCAGCAAGGCACAGGGCGGCTTTGTAGGTAAATCTCTTCTCGAAGCAGATTACTGCGACTATGCTCTTAACATGCTGAAAAAAGCAGAAGAAAAAGGCGTGAAATTATTACTTCCGGTCGACAACGTGATCGCTGATGATTTCTCCAACGATGCAAACACCAAGGTCGTTGCAAATGGCGAGATTCCGGAAGACTGGCAGGGACTGGACATTGGACCAAAGACCGCTGAATTATATGCAGACGCTGTAAAAGAAGCTAAGACAGTTGTTTGGAATGGACCGATGGGCGCATTTGAGATGCCGAAATTCGCAGCAGGTACAGAGGCAGTTGCCAAAGCGCTTGCAGAGACTGACGCAGTTACCATCATCGGCGGCGGCGACAGTGCTGCTGCAGTAAATCAGCTGGGATATGGCGACAAGATGACCCACATCTCCACTGGCGGCGGAGCATCTCTTGAATTCCTGGAAGGCAAAGAACTCCCGGGCGTAGCAGCAGCTAACGATAAATAAAGAACAGGGAGGAATATAAAAATGGCAAGAAGAAAGATTATTGCAGGAAACTGGAAGATGAACATGACTCCATCTGAGGCAGTTGAACTTGTTAATACATTAAAACCGCTGGTAGCTACTGAGGAAGCGGATGTTGTATTCTGTGTACCGGCTATCGATATTATTCCGGTCATGGAAGCTGCAAAAGGCAGCAATATCCAGGTTGGCGCTGAGAACATGTACTACGAGGAGAAAGGTGCATATACAGGAGAGATTTCTCCGGCTATGCTCACAGACGTAGGAGTAAAATACGTGGTTCTCGGACATTCTGAGAGAAGGGAGTACTTCGCAGAGACCAATGAGACCGTAAATAAAAAGATGCTCAAGGCTTTCGAGCACGGCATCACTCCGATCATGTGCTGTGGTGAATCTCTGGAGCAGAGAGAGCAGGGCGTAACGATGGACTTTATCCGTCAGCAGGTTAAGGTTGGATTCCTGAACGTAACAGCAGAGCAGGCTAAGACAGCAGTGATTGCTTACGAGCCGATCTGGGCAATCGGAACAGGAAAGACAGCTACCACTGAGCAGGCTCAGGAGGTTTGCAAAGCGATTCGTGAGTGCATCGCTGAGATCTATGATGAAGCGACTGCTGAAGCAATCCGTATTCAGTACGGCGGATCTGTAAACGCAGCTACCGCACCGGAATTGTTCGCACAGCCAGATATCGATGGCGGATTGGTAGGCGGTGCAGCCCTGAAACCGGATTTCGGAAAGATCGTAAACTACAAATAATCGAATATCGATAGAATATTGTGAGAAATAGAAAACCTCACTTCAAGTTATGATCAATTCATAATTGAAGTGGGGTTTCTTATTTCATGCGATTAACCTTCCACTCTCTTAAATTTGTCCGCTCCCTGTTTGCAGATCGGGCATATATAGTTTTCCGGTAACGGGTCCCCCTCGTATACGTAGCCGCAGATCTGGCAAACATATTTTACAGAAGGTTTGCTTTCTTCGACCGTCTCCTCATCGGGAAGATAGGTGGGAGCGTTTTTCGGGCTCTTTCCTTTTACGACCTTGTGGTAGTAGGAGTAAGTCATCTCCGGAGCGGCACCTTCATAGACTTCAGCAGCGATCACTTCTCCAAGAAATACGGTATGGGTCGCAGTTTCCATTTTATCAATGACCCTGCAAACGACATAGCCACAGGTCTTCTTAAGTACGGGAGCGCCCTCAGCCATTTCATAATCTACACCGGCAAATTTGTCGATATCTTTTCCTGACTG of Roseburia hominis contains these proteins:
- a CDS encoding polysaccharide biosynthesis protein — translated: MSQKQTLIKGTFILTAAGIATRLIGFFYRIFLSRIFHAEGVGLYQLIFPVYALCFSATSAGIQVALSRIVAKNTALKREKEALCSLKAALLFTTTLSFFVALLIQHFAKDIALRFLNEPRCEVLLIAMSWSFPFAAIHSGICGYYLGRKQTKVPALSQLLEQAARVLSVWFFYRIGLHTSMEQHITIAVLGLVCGEMIASLYSAFTLRRALLMHKCRPKEYLAPAAELLRLSAPLTANRVFLNLLQSVEAVSIPLCLTVYGMPMSQALSIYGILTGMALPCILFPSALTNSISTMLLPAVAEIQTRKKTEELRRLTLRVSFACLMLGAFCMACFFFTGNFIGNVIFHNADAGKFIMTLAFMCPFLYTNTALISILNGLGKTTTTFFINMIGLGVRIGSIYLLIPRAGILGYLWGLLGSQGIVALLAVLVMRHDTALFTGESIS
- a CDS encoding Rrf2 family transcriptional regulator: MKISTKGRYGLRAFIDLAENAEKEPVSINSIAVRQDISERYLEQLMALLKKAGLVKSIRGATGGYVLARDASEISVGDVLRALEGCLEPAACAAFQPEGECGIQDSCVTKYVWKRINESITNTVDSIMIDTLVKESRCAGKRGETNE
- the nifS gene encoding cysteine desulfurase NifS yields the protein MSKLIYLDNAATTKTAPEVVEAMLPYFTELYGNPSSVYSFASQNKDAVTKQREIIAEVLGAKSNEIYFTAGGSESDNWALKATWEAYKNKGNHIITTKIEHHAILHTAQYLEQQGCEVTYLDVDAKGVVDLEQLKAAIRPETILISVMFANNEIGTIQPIKEIGAIAKEHGILFHTDAVQAFGQVPISVDECNIDMLSASGHKLNGPKGIGFLYIRKGVKIRSFVHGGAQERKRRAGTENVPGIIGLGAAVKRAAATMKERTEKETRTRDYLISRVMEEIPYTKLNGHHADRLPNNANFSFRFIEGESLLIRLDMAGICGSSGSACTSGSLDPSHVLLAIGLPHEIAHGSLRLTLNEEISKEDIDYVVEQLKVIVNDLRGMSPLYEDFIRKQKASEA
- the nifU gene encoding Fe-S cluster assembly scaffold protein NifU, coding for MYTEKVMDHFQHPRNMGEIENASGVGTVGNAKCGDIMRIYLDIDDNGIINDVKFKTFGCGAAVATSSMATELVKGKHIQEAMKVTNKAVMEALDGLPPVKVHCSLLAEEAIHAALWDYAKKHDIKIEGLEKPKSDIHEGEEEEEEEY
- the mnmA gene encoding tRNA 2-thiouridine(34) synthase MnmA, with the translated sequence MENKKVVVGMSGGVDSSVAAYLLKKQGYDVVGVTMQIWQDEAREVQEENGGCCGLSAVEDARRVASKLQIPYYVMNFKQEFQKYVIDYFVGEYLHGRTPNPCIACNRYVKWEALLSRSLAIGADYIATGHYAQIEKLANGRFAIKNSATKQKDQTYALYNLTQEQLSRTLMPVGAYSKEEIRRIAEEISLPVAAKPDSQDICFVPDGDYASFIQREHGGKIPTGNFVTSDGRILGRHKGITHYTVGQRKGLGLALGYPAFVLEIRPDTNEVVVGTGEESMTNQVRADRLNFMSVESIEDEMRVFAKIRYNHKGAWCTVQRTGEDEILCTFDEAQRAVTPGQALVLYDGDYVLGGGTILYP
- a CDS encoding histidinol-phosphatase HisJ family protein, which translates into the protein MILADCHMHTGFSTDSEAAPEEMIKAAIGKGLKAVCITDHEDKDYPNPEEFYIDFPRYVQTIDKLKEAYRGQIDVRMGVEIGLQPHLGDYYRQLTESYSFDFVIGSVHVVRGMDPYYPEFYEGRSDADAYRETLEETIRDIRNVPDFDTLGHLDYVVRYGRKKAEEYSYQKFSDQIDEILRLLIWHGKGLELNTAGLKYGLPFAHPHPDVLRRYRELGGEIITVGSDAHRPEHVAYDFDKAAGILTQCGFRYYAEFIGRKPIFQKIL
- the gap gene encoding type I glyceraldehyde-3-phosphate dehydrogenase; translation: MAVKVAINGFGRIGRLAFRQMFGAEGYEIVAINDLTSPKMLAHLLKYDSTQGTYALASTVTAGEDSITVDGKEIKIYAMANAEELPWGEIGVDVVLECTGFYTSKAKAEAHIKAGAKKVVISAPAGKDLPTIVYNVNHELLTKEDNIISAASCTTNCLAPMAKALNDLAPIKSGIMCTIHAYTGDQMTLDGPQRKGDLRRSRAAAVNIVPNSTGAAKAIGLVIPELDGKLIGSAQRVPTPTGSTTILTAVVEGEVTVDQINAAMKAASNESFGYNTDEIVSSDIVGMKYGSLFDATQTMALPIGNGTTEVQVVSWYDNENSYTSQMVRTIKHFGTLL
- a CDS encoding phosphoglycerate kinase; protein product: MLNKKSVDDINVKGQKVLVRCDFNVPLIDGKITDENRLVAALPTIKKLIADGGKIILCSHLGKPKGEPKPEMSLAPVAARLTELLGQEVKFAADPEVVGPNAKAVVEAMQDGDVILLENTRYRIEETKNGEAFSKELASLCDVFVNDAFGTAHRAHCSNVGVTQFVDTAVVGYLMQKEIDFLGNAVNNPERPFVAILGGAKVSSKISVIENLLEKVDTLIIGGGMSYTFSKAQGGFVGKSLLEADYCDYALNMLKKAEEKGVKLLLPVDNVIADDFSNDANTKVVANGEIPEDWQGLDIGPKTAELYADAVKEAKTVVWNGPMGAFEMPKFAAGTEAVAKALAETDAVTIIGGGDSAAAVNQLGYGDKMTHISTGGGASLEFLEGKELPGVAAANDK
- the tpiA gene encoding triose-phosphate isomerase, whose protein sequence is MARRKIIAGNWKMNMTPSEAVELVNTLKPLVATEEADVVFCVPAIDIIPVMEAAKGSNIQVGAENMYYEEKGAYTGEISPAMLTDVGVKYVVLGHSERREYFAETNETVNKKMLKAFEHGITPIMCCGESLEQREQGVTMDFIRQQVKVGFLNVTAEQAKTAVIAYEPIWAIGTGKTATTEQAQEVCKAIRECIAEIYDEATAEAIRIQYGGSVNAATAPELFAQPDIDGGLVGGAALKPDFGKIVNYK
- a CDS encoding flavin reductase; this encodes MNTKIFRNMSYGVYIVGTMDGDRPTGCVANSIMQITSSPATIAASINHDNYTNACIEKSGIFSFSILAEDSPADLIGTFGFQSGKDIDKFAGVDYEMAEGAPVLKKTCGYVVCRVIDKMETATHTVFLGEVIAAEVYEGAAPEMTYSYYHKVVKGKSPKNAPTYLPDEETVEESKPSVKYVCQICGYVYEGDPLPENYICPICKQGADKFKRVEG